One genomic window of Arachis stenosperma cultivar V10309 chromosome 10, arast.V10309.gnm1.PFL2, whole genome shotgun sequence includes the following:
- the LOC130958160 gene encoding uncharacterized protein LOC130958160 codes for MRAVAARFSNYLCKRRPVITVQSRNFSSYSGKDELSIEQEAERKVGWLLKTIFFATAAAAGYQFFPYMGENLMQQSVSLLRVRDPLYKRMGASRLTRFAIDDERRMKILEMGGAKELLNMLSTAKDDRTRKAALEALAALSQSDKVLASLHNAGAISIIRSVPNSLEDAEVEKFKLSLMKRFQDLSYDLS; via the exons ATGCGCGCCGTAGCTGCTCGCTTTTCTAAC TATTTATGTAAGAGGAGACCTGTGATCACTGTTCAATCTCGTAATTTTTCATCATATAGTGGCAAAG ATGAGCTATCTATTGAACAAGAAGCTGAGAGAAAAGTTGGATGGCTATTAAAGACGATATTTTTCGCCACAGCTGCAGCCGCAGGATACCAGTTCTTTCCTTATATGG GAGAGAACTTGATGCAGCAGTCAGTTTCACTTTTGCGCGTCAGGGATCCCTTGTATAAAAGGATGGGAGCTTCTAGGTTGACTCGATTCGCAATAGATG ATGAAAGAAGGATGAAGATACTTGAGATGGGTGGAGCTAAAGAGCTCTTAAATATGTTAAGCACGGCTAAGGATGATCGCACACGAAAAGCAGCTTTGGAGGCTCTTGCTGCACTGTCACAATCAG ATAAAGTTCTTGCGTCGCTGCACAATGCTGGGGCCATTTCAATCATTAGGTCTGTACCAAATTCACTTGAGGATGCAGAAGTTGAGAAATTCAAGTTGAGCTTGATGAAGAGGTTCCAGGATCTGAGTTATGATTTGTCTTGA
- the LOC130954612 gene encoding inositol transporter 1-like has translation MTITMHSTPGSSGYLDLYPERKMSFFKNPFILGLAAVAGIGGLLFGYDTGVISGALLYIKDDFEQVRNSSFLQETIVSMAIAGAIVGAAVGGWANDFFGRKKATLFADVIFALGAILMAAAPDPYVLILGRLLVGLGVGVASVTAPVYIAEASPSEIRGSLVSTNVLMITAGQFLSYLVNLAFTEVPGTWRWMLGVSGVPAVVQFVCMLFLPESPRWLFIKNRKNEAVDVLSKIYDLARLEDEVDFLTAQSEQDRQKRNNVKFWHVFRSKEIRLAFLVGGGLLFFQQFTGINTVMYYSPTIVQMAGFHANQLALLLSLIVAGMNAAGTVLGIYLIDHAGRKKLALCSLAGVIVSVVLLALAFFKQSTSSSEVYGWIAVVGLALYIGFFSPGMGPVPWTVNSEIYPEEYRGVCGGMSATVCWVSNLIVSETFLSIADGIGIASTFLILGGIAVVAFLFVILYVPETKGLTFDEVEVIWKERAWGKNPNPNTQRLLEEGSHS, from the exons ATGACGATCACTATGCACTCGACGCCGGGGAGCTCAGGGTACCTTGATTTGTACCCGGAGCGGAAGATGTCATTCTTCAAGAACCCTTTCATTCTCGGGCTCGCAGCCGTCGCCGGCATCGGCGGACTCCTCTTCGGTTACGACACCGGTGTCATATCAGGAGCTCTTCTCTATATCAAAGATGATTTCGAGCAAGTCAGAAACAGTAGTTTCCTGCAG GAAACAATTGTGAGCATGGCAATTGCTGGCGCAATAGTTGGAGCAGCGGTAGGTGGTTGGGCGAACGATTTCTTTGGTCGAAAGAAGGCCACCCTCTTTGCTGACGTCATCTTTGCTCTTGGAGCCATTCTCATGGCTGCTGCGCCTGATCCTTACGTTCTCATACTCGGACGTCTTCTCGTTGGCTTGGGTGTTGGTGTTGCTTCTGTCACTGCTCCAGTCTACATTGCAGAAGCATCGCCATCTGAAATAAGAGGATCTTTGGTAAGCACAAATGTGCTTATGATCACTGCTGGACAGTTTCTTTCCTACCTTGTCAACCTTGCTTTTACAGAG GTTCCAGGAACATGGCGATGGATGCTCGGAGTATCAGGTGTGCCAGCAGTTGTTCAGTTTGTTTGCATGCTCTTTCTTCCCGAATCCCCAAGATGGCTATTTATAAAG AATAGGAAAAATGAAGCAGTTGATGTGCTTTCTAAGATCTATGATCTTGCTCGCTTAGAGGATGAAGTTGATTTCCTCACAGCTCAATCGGAGCAAGACCGCCAGAAAAGGAATAATGTCAAATTCTGGCATGTTTTTCGATCAAAGGAAATCAGATTGGCTTTCCTTGTTGGAGGAGGACTTCTG TTTTTTCAGCAATTCACAGGTATAAACACAGTCATGTACTACAGCCCAACAATTGTCCAAATGGCAGGCTTCCATGCCAATCAGTTGGCTCTACTGCTGTCCCTCATCGTTGCCGGCATGAACGCTGCTGGAACAGTGCTTGGCATTTACCTCATCGACCACGCAGGTCGAAAAAAATTGGCTCTTTGCAGCTTAGCAGGAGTAATAGTATCTGTAGTCCTATTGGCCCTTGCATTCTTTAAGCAGTCAACATCTTCAAGTGAGGTGTATGGATGGATTGCAGTTGTGGGTTTAGCCCTCTACATTGGATTTTTCTCACCAGGAATGGGGCCTGTGCCTTGGACCGTGAACTCGGAGATATACCCCGAAGAATATAGAGGAGTGTGTGGCGGCATGTCGGCTACTGTTTGCTGGGTGTCTAACTTGATTGTGTCAGAGACCTTCCTCTCCATTGCTGATGGTATAGGGATCGCTTCCACATTCTTGATTCTTGGTGGCATAGCGGTGGTTGCGTTTCTGTTTGTGATTCTGTATGTTCCAGAGACCAAGGGATTGACATTTGATGAAGTAGAAGTGATATGGAAGGAGAGGGCTTGGGGCAAGAATCCCAATCCAAACACACAAAGACTTCTTGAGGAGGGAAGTCACTCCTAG